The DNA window CTCTTCTACCAAATCCCCCACCGCGCCAACCTGTTCCACGATACATGTCTGCGCACGGAGGATTTTGTACTGGTCGGCGTACCATTTTTGGACCAGGTCTGTTTCGTCATACGGGGCCTGGGGATGGTGGCGCGGGGGATATTTTCTCCTCCAGGCGTTGGGAAAGTTCTGCTTGCAGCGGTCATATTCCCCCACCGTTTCTATCGCTTTGGTTGCGATACGATGGACTCTTTTGATCCCTTCAACGGGAACCCCCGCATATTCCAGCAGATCCAACGCCGCCTCACTCTGGAGGAGATCCGTGATCACCTCGCAGTGTTGTTGGCTCCCAGCCATACTGGTTGAAGTAGCCGNNNNNNNNNNNNNNNNNNNNNNNNNNNNNNNNNNNNNNNNNNNNNNNNNNNNNNNNNNNNNNNNNNNNNNNNNNNNNNNNNNNNNNNNNNNNNNNNNNNNNNNNNNNNNNNNNNNNNNNNNNNNNNNNNNNNNNNNNNNNNNNNNNNNNNNNNNNNNNNNNNNNNNNNNNNNNNNNNNNNNNNNNNNNNNNNNNNNNNNNNNNNNNNNNNNNNNNNNNNNNNNNNNNNNNNNNNNNNNNNNNNNTCGGCGGCTGGTCTTGCGCGACCTTGCGAAAAACCTGAATAAAATCAATGGGTTGTCAGAAGTTCCTAACACCCTCTAGTGATATCCGTCACTAAAGCAGGGTATTGGGAGTGCTCGCGTATCGCACGCACGACTGTCGGGTCCATGTCAGGGATGGCGATACCGGCTGCCAGCCCGCCGAGTGCCACCGCAGTACTATCCAGGCTGATTTCGACCTCCCCCTGTCGTTCGCCCAGCAAGCCGCCATCCATCTCGGCGAGGGCCAGGAGCACGGTGCCGCCCGCGTCTTCCGCTAGGAGCAGAGACGGCTCGGGCCGCGCTCGGACCTCGGCGGTGCAAGGGGCGGAATCCTGAGACCCGCTGGGGGAGTGATGACCGGGTGTACCCGCGCCAACCGAGATGTGGCCAACGCAGCGCTGATGACATAGTTCTGATGCGCTTCTTGCCAGTGTATCCGGGTGTCAGTGCCGACCTCGGGAAAGTCCGGCGCGGTCTCTCGCCGGCTGAGGTCTTGGCGAAACTCGGTCCCTAGCGTGGTCACGGTGACGGTCACGCGGGCGAACACGGTGCCATCACCGTAGGCGGTCACGGTATGCGGCCCGTCGCCGAGCAGATTCCAGTTGAACAGCAGGCCGAAGCCGTTATCCGTGTCGCCACACACCCTGAGGGTATCACCCCGGCTGGTGCCCGAGGCTGCTTCGATGCGCGGTCCTCCATCAAAGCTGATCTCGATGGTCTCGGAGGCGCAATCCCAGCCCGAAATGATCCCGATGCCGCTCTGGAAGGAGCCCGGTTGCGGGTTCTCTAATTGCGCCTCATTGGGAATCCCGCTGAAACCGCCCCCCTGAGCCGCACCGACGCTGATCTCTAAGTTCTGCTGAGCCTCCGACCAGCGCAGGAGGCGGGTAGCTCCAGGATCGGGGAAGTCGGAGAGGGGGAGGATGGCTCCCGCGCCTCGCAGAAACTCCTCGCCCAAGGTGGTCACGATGACCGTCACACTGGCGAACTCTATGCCGTCGGCCAGCGCCTGGACGGTATGCACGCCGTCGCCTAAGAGGTTCCAGTTGAAAGGCAAGCCAAAGCCGTTATCCGCGTCGCCACAGGTCGCTTGGGTGTCGCTCCGGCTGGTGCCGTAGGCGGCCTCAACGGGCGGCCCACCATTGAACGTAATCTCAATCTGCTGCGCGTTGCACGCCCAGCCGGAGATGAGGCCGATGCCGCTCTGAAAGGAGTCCGGCTGCGGATTCTCCAGCGTGGCTTGCGCCCAGACATGCGGGGCGGCGCAGAGCGTCAGCAGAAACAGCACGGTAGCCGCGACCAACCGGAACCGGGATGCGGAGTAGTCTGAGCGCATGGCAAGCCTCCGACAGAGAGTATGCAAGCTGTCTGTCATATTTCTGAGGGGGCGTCCACCGAACAGGCTGGCTACACGTGTCATTCCTCACCTGCCAGCCGGCGGCTACGGTCGGTCCGGCATTTCTGCTAGACTGCCGGCCCAGTACCGCCGGACAAGGACGCTACATTGTGAATATCCAGATTTTTGGCCTCAAAAAATGTGCCGACACGCGCAAAGCCCAGCGCTTTTTCAAGGAACGCCGGGTTCGTTTTCAGTTTGTCGATCTGGCCGATAAGGGTCTGTCAAAGGGCGAGCTGCGCTCGGTTGCGGCCAGCGCGTTCCAGCCCGCGTTTTGTCGAGCGTGGTCTGGCCCACGCCGCGCTTGACCCCGGACGGATTGAGGCCGTGCTGCTCGAAGAGCCCCTGCTGGTCAACACCCCGGTTGTGCGCAACGGCAAACAGGCGACGGTCGGCTATTGTCCGCAGGTGTGGAAAGGCTGGGAGTGAGAAGACGCAGGATTCCCGGTGAGGGCCGGCTTTCAAGCCAACCCTCAGCCCGGTCTCAGGCCAGGGGTTGCGGGGCGTGCGGAATCTCCTGCCACTGCCTGGGGTCGTGGCCGTAGATGATCGTGGCGCCGCTCTTGTCCCGCAGGTCTCGCAGCGTGGCCAGTGACTTGTACATTTCGGTTTCGTCAAAGGCAATCGACGGCAGCAGATTCTCGTCCATGTTCTTTTGGGTGTAGCAGGCGTCGGCAGTCAGCACGATGTCGCTGCCCTTGCTGACCCGCACGCGGAGCGACTGGTGGCCCGGCGTATGACCGTGGGTGGGAAAGAGCACCAGACTGCCGTCGCCAAAGATATCCAGTTCACCCTCAATCTCGCGATAGTCCAGCTCGTGGTCGTAGTCCTTGGGGTCGAACAGGACTTTTTTGAGCAGTGCCGGGTCTCGGGTGGCGCCCAGCTCTTCTTTTTGGACCAGGATTGTCGAATCGGGGAAAAATTCATTGCCGCCGGCGTGATCAAAGTGGAAATGGGAGTTGATGACGTAGCGGATGTCTTGGGGCGTCAGCTTGAACTTGGCCAGCTGGGCGACGATTTCCTGGCCCGGCTGGGTGCGGGGCACAAAGACTTTGGCAATCGAGCCCAGCCGACCGAGCGGATCATGAATCGCCTGGCAGTGGATGCCGGTGTCGAACACCACGTTGCCCTGGGGATGGGTGATGAGGTAGGACGGGACGGGGATGGTGAACTGTTCGCCCTTGTCCAGGTTCGGAAAAAACAGCTTGCTGTCAAACTCTAAAAATCCGCACGGCATGGAAAAGATCTGGAGCATGCTTCCCTCCTGTGTGGGTACTGACGGCCAGTCATGCCAGGAATGGCGGCCGAGGTCCAGCGCCGGGCCGTTTCCCTTGATCGTGTGTGGAAAAGCCAGTAGGTTGCCCGTCAGTTCTGCCGCAGACCCGGGGGGAAGAGATATGTCGCAAGCCTGTTGGTGGCGTGGGATCGCCGGACTCATCGTTGTGCTGGGGCTGCTCAGTCCGCTCCGCGCGGAAGAAACGCCGGACCGGGAAAACGGCGCGCCGCTCAAGCCGGTCAGCCACGAGCGTTTGCTGAGCGGTACGACCGAGCCGGCCGACTGGCTGATGTATGGCGGCAGCTACGATAACGCGCGCTTCAGTCCGCTCAGCGATATCAACCGGGACAATGTCAGCTCGCTCAGCCCGGCCTGGGTGTTTCAAACCGGGGTCCCGTACCAGTTCCAGGCCTCGCCCATTGTTGCCGATGGCGTCTTGTACGTGACCGCAGCCTATAACCACCTGTACGCCCTGGACGCCGCGACCGGTGATCCGGTGTGGAAGTACGATCATCCCCTGCCCAGGGATCTGCGCATCTGCTGCGGTCCCGGTAACCGCGGGGTGGCGATTGCCGGTGACACGGTGTTCATGGGCACCCTCGACGCCCGTCTGGTCGCGCTGGATCGTCGGACCGGTGAAGTCATCTGGAATGTCGCGGTTGATGCCCACACCGCCGGCTTCAGCGTCACCGCCGCGCCGCTGGTGGTCAGAGATTCAGTCATAGTCGGCGTTGCCGGCGGGGAGTACGGCATACGCGGCTATGTTGACGCCTATGACGTGAAAACCGGGCAGCGCCAGTGGCGGACCTACACCATCCCGGCCGAGGGCGAACCTGGAGCCGAGACCTGGGCCGGCGACTCGTGGAAGCACGGCGGCGGGCCGACCTGGGTGACCGGCGCCTACGATGCCGAGCAGGACCTGGTGTACTGGGGTGTCGGCAATCCGGCGCCCGACTGGAACGGTGACGGGCGAGAGGGTGACAACCTGTACACCAGCTCGGTCCTGGCGCTGGACCCGGAAACCGGCCAGATCAAATGGCACTTCCAGTTCACCCCCCACGACATCTGGGATTACGACGGCAACACCGGCCTGCTGCTGGTCGATGTGCAGCGCAGCGGCCAGACGGTCAAAGCCCTGGCCCAGCCCAACCGCAACGGCTACCTGTACGTCCTGGACCGCGCCAGCGGCGAGTACCTGCACGGCGCCCAGTATGTCGAGCGCCTGAACTGGGCCAAAGGGCTGGATGAAACGGGCCGGCCGATCGTCAACCCTGAATTCGTGCCCACCCAAGACGGCGGCACGCTCATCTGTCCGGGCGCGCCGGGCGGCCAGAACGGTTCGTACACCGCCGCCTACAGCCCGTCGGCCAAGCTCTTGTTCGTGCCGGTCATCGAGAGCTGCATGGAGATGCTGAAGGCCAAGGCGACGTTTATTCGCGGCATTCCGTACTGGGGCGGCGGGCCGGGCAAGACCCAGGGCGACGACGGTTCGTCCTACGGCCATCTGGCGGCGATTGATCCCACCAGCGGGAAAACCAAGTGGCGCTATGTTGACGCCTATCCCCTGGTGGGCGGCACCCTGGCCACCGCCGGCGGTCTGGTCTTCACCGGCAACCAGCACGGCTACGCCCTGGCCTTTGATGATCGCAGCGGCGAGGTGCTGTGGAAATTCCAAACCGGCTCGACCGTGCGTGGTCAGCCGATTACCTACAAGGTCGGCGGCCGCCAGTATGTCGCCGTGCCCAGCGGCGCCGGCGGCCTGGTCGTCACCTTTGTGGGCGAGAATGCCGCCATCAACAAGGGCAGCGCCCTGGTCGTGTTCGCCCTGCCCGAATGAGGAGGAACAATGCAAGCCGTGTCCCGAATCCTGTTCGCCGTGTGTGTGGTGCTGCTGGCTATGCAGGCCGCTGACGAAGCCCGGAGCGAGGCCGATTCCGCGCTGAAGCCGGTCACCCCGCAGCGGCTGCTGAACGGTACGGCCGAGTCGCGCGACTGGCTGATGTATGGCGGCAACTACGACAACACCCGTTTCAGTCCGCTGACCGATATCGACCGCAGCAAC is part of the Desulfurellaceae bacterium genome and encodes:
- a CDS encoding PQQ-dependent dehydrogenase, methanol/ethanol family codes for the protein MSQACWWRGIAGLIVVLGLLSPLRAEETPDRENGAPLKPVSHERLLSGTTEPADWLMYGGSYDNARFSPLSDINRDNVSSLSPAWVFQTGVPYQFQASPIVADGVLYVTAAYNHLYALDAATGDPVWKYDHPLPRDLRICCGPGNRGVAIAGDTVFMGTLDARLVALDRRTGEVIWNVAVDAHTAGFSVTAAPLVVRDSVIVGVAGGEYGIRGYVDAYDVKTGQRQWRTYTIPAEGEPGAETWAGDSWKHGGGPTWVTGAYDAEQDLVYWGVGNPAPDWNGDGREGDNLYTSSVLALDPETGQIKWHFQFTPHDIWDYDGNTGLLLVDVQRSGQTVKALAQPNRNGYLYVLDRASGEYLHGAQYVERLNWAKGLDETGRPIVNPEFVPTQDGGTLICPGAPGGQNGSYTAAYSPSAKLLFVPVIESCMEMLKAKATFIRGIPYWGGGPGKTQGDDGSSYGHLAAIDPTSGKTKWRYVDAYPLVGGTLATAGGLVFTGNQHGYALAFDDRSGEVLWKFQTGSTVRGQPITYKVGGRQYVAVPSGAGGLVVTFVGENAAINKGSALVVFALPE
- a CDS encoding N-acyl homoserine lactonase family protein, with the protein product MLQIFSMPCGFLEFDSKLFFPNLDKGEQFTIPVPSYLITHPQGNVVFDTGIHCQAIHDPLGRLGSIAKVFVPRTQPGQEIVAQLAKFKLTPQDIRYVINSHFHFDHAGGNEFFPDSTILVQKEELGATRDPALLKKVLFDPKDYDHELDYREIEGELDIFGDGSLVLFPTHGHTPGHQSLRVRVSKGSDIVLTADACYTQKNMDENLLPSIAFDETEMYKSLATLRDLRDKSGATIIYGHDPRQWQEIPHAPQPLA